A genomic region of Fodinisporobacter ferrooxydans contains the following coding sequences:
- a CDS encoding amino acid permease: MNLFRKKSIASLLSQVENKGTSLKRELGPFDLMMLGIGAIIGTGIFVLTGVAAAKHAGPALILSFVLSGLACAFAALCYSEFASTVPVSGSAYTYSYATFGELFAWILGWDLILEYGLASSAVASGWSGYFQGLLAGFGIHIPTALSSAYDPAKGTYIDIPAILIVLLLTFLLSRGIKESTRLNSIMVVTKLIVVVLFIAVGVWYVKPVNWTPFMPFGFSGVASGAATVFFAYIGFDAVSTAAEEVRNPQKSMPIGILGSLAVCTVLYIIVSGILTGMVPYQQLNVKNPVAFALQFIHQNWAAGFISLGAIIGITTVLLVMIYGQIRLFYAISRDGLLPKVLSNVNPKTQTPVAGSWVTFAMVSVFAGLVPLDKLADLTNIGTLFAFIAVSVGIIVLRKKQPNLHRAFKVPFVPWIPLLAIVFCGYLMLQLSSITWTGFVVWFVIGLVVYFTYGRRHSKLASEDATAAGFEQKQAVS; the protein is encoded by the coding sequence ATGAATCTATTTCGCAAAAAGTCTATTGCCTCTTTGCTTTCTCAAGTAGAGAACAAGGGCACATCTTTAAAGCGCGAACTCGGTCCGTTTGACTTGATGATGCTTGGGATCGGGGCCATTATCGGTACAGGTATCTTCGTACTAACCGGTGTGGCGGCTGCCAAGCATGCGGGGCCTGCTTTGATCCTGTCATTCGTCCTTTCTGGCCTGGCGTGTGCGTTTGCGGCTCTTTGTTACTCGGAATTTGCTTCTACTGTACCGGTTTCCGGGAGTGCGTATACATACAGTTACGCAACGTTTGGCGAATTGTTTGCCTGGATTTTGGGATGGGACCTTATTTTGGAATACGGGCTTGCTTCATCGGCGGTTGCCAGCGGCTGGTCCGGATATTTTCAAGGTTTGCTTGCCGGCTTTGGAATTCACATTCCAACTGCCTTGTCGAGTGCGTATGATCCTGCAAAAGGGACATATATTGATATTCCGGCAATCCTGATTGTTTTGTTGCTGACATTTTTGTTGTCGCGAGGGATTAAAGAATCCACACGCCTCAATTCGATCATGGTTGTCACTAAGTTGATTGTGGTCGTATTGTTTATCGCAGTGGGTGTTTGGTATGTGAAACCGGTGAACTGGACGCCGTTTATGCCATTTGGGTTTTCCGGCGTGGCTTCCGGCGCTGCTACCGTCTTTTTTGCTTACATTGGGTTTGATGCCGTATCAACGGCAGCGGAAGAAGTCAGAAATCCGCAAAAAAGTATGCCGATCGGTATTTTAGGTTCCCTTGCCGTGTGTACCGTATTGTACATCATTGTGTCCGGTATCTTGACGGGAATGGTTCCTTATCAACAATTGAATGTGAAAAACCCTGTTGCTTTCGCGCTTCAGTTCATCCATCAAAATTGGGCGGCAGGATTTATTTCGCTTGGCGCAATTATCGGGATTACAACTGTCTTATTGGTGATGATTTACGGTCAAATCCGCTTGTTTTATGCAATCAGCCGTGACGGTTTATTGCCCAAAGTATTGTCCAATGTCAATCCCAAGACACAAACTCCTGTAGCGGGCAGTTGGGTAACATTCGCAATGGTTTCCGTTTTTGCCGGACTTGTGCCATTGGACAAGCTTGCTGATTTGACAAACATTGGAACATTGTTTGCGTTTATCGCTGTTTCCGTTGGGATTATTGTCCTTCGGAAGAAACAACCCAATTTGCATCGTGCATTTAAAGTTCCGTTTGTTCCGTGGATTCCACTGTTAGCCATTGTATTTTGCGGTTACTTAATGTTGCAATTGTCAAGCATTACATGGACTGGGTTTGTCGTGTGGTTTGTGATTGGACTCGTCGTTTACTTCACA
- a CDS encoding NADPH:quinone oxidoreductase family protein, which translates to MEAFQALVVNKREDMFAVSLQEMSFAELPEGEVLIRVMYSSVNYKDGLAADPNGRIVRSYPFVPGIDLAGIVESSEDSRFAKGDQVLVTGYDMGVSHFGGFSQFARVRADWVVPLPEALTLKAAMVFGTAGFTAALSIHKLEQNGIRPEKGTILVTGATGGVGSMAVAMLAKRGYHVAASTGKTEEHAYLQNLGAKEILHRTEVSPESFRPLDKQRWAAAVDPVGGRTLAYILSTTQYGGSVAVSGLTGGTDVPTTVFPFILRGINLLGIDSVYCPMDIRMQVWNQMANEWKPETLLQEIGQEIPLEQLPNVLPEILKGNVRGRTIVNVGER; encoded by the coding sequence ATGGAAGCATTTCAAGCGTTGGTTGTGAATAAGAGGGAGGATATGTTTGCAGTATCCCTGCAAGAGATGTCCTTTGCTGAACTGCCGGAGGGAGAAGTTCTGATCCGAGTGATGTATTCCAGTGTGAATTATAAGGATGGATTAGCGGCAGACCCGAATGGGCGAATCGTTCGATCTTATCCGTTTGTGCCCGGGATTGACCTCGCCGGAATTGTAGAATCATCGGAAGATTCCCGTTTTGCCAAAGGAGATCAGGTATTGGTAACCGGTTACGATATGGGTGTGTCGCATTTCGGCGGTTTTAGCCAATTTGCCAGAGTGCGTGCAGATTGGGTTGTGCCGTTGCCGGAAGCTCTTACATTAAAAGCGGCGATGGTTTTTGGAACTGCCGGTTTTACAGCAGCTTTATCGATACATAAACTCGAACAAAATGGCATACGACCTGAAAAAGGGACGATACTTGTGACAGGTGCGACCGGTGGAGTCGGAAGCATGGCTGTTGCCATGCTGGCAAAACGCGGATATCACGTAGCAGCAAGTACGGGAAAGACCGAAGAGCATGCCTATTTGCAAAATCTTGGCGCCAAAGAGATACTGCACCGAACAGAAGTTTCACCGGAATCCTTCCGGCCGCTGGATAAACAACGGTGGGCTGCTGCTGTCGATCCTGTGGGCGGGCGAACACTTGCGTATATCTTAAGCACTACACAATACGGAGGTTCGGTAGCAGTGAGCGGTTTGACTGGCGGTACTGATGTGCCGACAACCGTCTTTCCATTTATCCTTCGCGGAATCAATCTTCTAGGGATAGATTCGGTGTACTGCCCGATGGACATTCGTATGCAAGTATGGAACCAGATGGCGAATGAATGGAAGCCCGAAACTCTCTTGCAAGAAATCGGACAAGAGATTCCTTTGGAGCAGCTTCCAAACGTTTTACCGGAAATTTTGAAAGGGAATGTTCGCGGTAGAACGATCGTGAATGTCGGGGAACGCTAG
- a CDS encoding DUF485 domain-containing protein — MDKENMLDSIVLQSNTFKYLIREKKRFLLLFTICFAVFYVLLPVLTAYSKRMNLHIADGVTLAWLFAFVQFLMTWVLCMIYHKKAASFDKMVDCLREEVRSRKKK; from the coding sequence ATGGACAAGGAAAACATGCTGGATTCGATCGTCTTACAATCCAATACGTTCAAATATTTAATAAGAGAAAAGAAGAGGTTTCTCCTTCTGTTCACCATCTGTTTTGCTGTTTTTTATGTTTTGCTGCCTGTCTTAACGGCATATTCGAAACGAATGAATCTCCATATAGCAGATGGAGTCACTCTGGCCTGGCTGTTTGCTTTTGTGCAATTTCTTATGACATGGGTCCTGTGCATGATCTACCATAAAAAGGCGGCCAGTTTTGACAAAATGGTCGATTGTTTACGGGAAGAAGTAAGAAGCCGTAAAAAAAAATAG
- a CDS encoding LytR/AlgR family response regulator transcription factor, which yields MNIRAMIAEDERLVREELAYLIQQEEDFILCPSAENGEQLLELFHQYKPDVIFLDIHMPSLSGIEVAKTLAFQKNENDTDIPLLVFSTAYDEYAIQAFDLEAVDYLLKPYDIQRFKATIERVRKKLGYRSGPLMKAEDGDSISKETTPNSLSSNRHAKLLIDDGEKVIVLSPQSIQYAVKQERWIEIHTDQGTIQAKMTLQELEEKVKHYPFFRPHRSYLVNLDYIYEITPWFNGAYNALLKNKEKTKIPVSRTSAKALFKILEQ from the coding sequence ATGAACATTCGAGCGATGATCGCAGAAGATGAGCGGTTGGTTCGCGAGGAATTGGCGTATCTTATACAGCAAGAAGAGGATTTTATCCTTTGCCCGAGTGCGGAAAATGGCGAACAATTGTTGGAATTATTTCATCAGTACAAGCCGGATGTCATTTTCCTGGACATTCATATGCCTTCATTATCAGGCATTGAAGTTGCTAAAACGTTAGCGTTTCAAAAGAATGAAAACGATACCGATATTCCGTTGCTCGTTTTCAGTACAGCATATGACGAATATGCCATACAAGCATTTGACTTGGAAGCGGTTGATTATCTTTTAAAACCCTATGATATACAACGGTTTAAAGCGACGATCGAACGCGTGCGAAAAAAATTGGGCTATCGCAGCGGACCCTTGATGAAAGCAGAGGATGGCGATTCCATATCGAAAGAAACAACTCCAAACAGTTTATCTTCCAACCGTCATGCAAAGTTGTTGATTGACGATGGAGAAAAAGTTATCGTTCTTTCCCCGCAATCGATTCAATATGCGGTGAAGCAAGAGAGATGGATTGAGATCCATACGGATCAGGGAACCATTCAGGCAAAAATGACACTGCAGGAATTGGAAGAAAAGGTCAAACACTACCCGTTTTTTCGGCCTCATCGCAGTTATTTGGTGAATTTGGACTATATATATGAAATTACTCCCTGGTTTAACGGAGCATATAATGCTCTTTTGAAGAACAAGGAAAAGACAAAAATTCCGGTTAGCCGTACATCGGCCAAGGCATTATTCAAAATTCTCGAACAATAA
- a CDS encoding LytS/YhcK type 5TM receptor domain-containing protein, with translation MADITILFFQRMGLFLVLVFMLTRIPSFRSVLDRKFNYKTVCYHSILFGTLGIIATQMGILLAEDRIAPHWFIFKLGQDEMLVGPSLVAIVIAGLLGGPFVGFGSGMILGLYTYFLGGDESFANSLIHPLAGILSGATARFFSEERVIAPTKAMFIGMFVPILHMGLLLIFTSTPRHSIALVDRIGLPLVITNSIAIAIFTAMIRVALFEQEQGAAVAALQALRIAEAALPYLRRGLSFETATEIAKLLQQELKLSAVSVTNREQVLAHLGLGSDHHKQGEMLKTNLSRIAVESGEIQIALNQDQIRCNHSKCPLHAAILMPLCQAGEVVGLVKMYFQRSQQLRAVDVALAQGLAKLLSNQLDVVAAEHMKALVQEAQLRNLQAQINPHFLFNTLHLISTLIRVNPDLARHIIVQLGQFMRLNLKMTSISLIPMEKELAHLWAYIEIIKVRFSDQLTIDCKVDEGTESAFIPPFTLQPIVENSLKHGLTDVSAGGVIKIMVRKKKEEIEIEICDNGKGIPVAVMDQLGMQPIQSEQGNGIGLYNVNQRLIHVLGAGSSLHIKNLPEKGCSVSFSIPILNQKERQLHEHSSDDRRR, from the coding sequence ATGGCAGACATTACGATTCTTTTTTTTCAACGCATGGGCCTGTTTCTTGTCTTAGTTTTTATGTTGACTCGTATTCCATCCTTTCGTTCTGTATTGGATCGCAAATTCAATTACAAAACGGTTTGCTATCATTCCATTCTTTTCGGTACACTCGGCATCATTGCAACGCAGATGGGTATATTGCTGGCAGAGGACCGCATTGCACCGCATTGGTTCATCTTCAAACTGGGACAGGACGAAATGCTTGTCGGACCATCATTGGTAGCAATCGTGATCGCCGGATTATTGGGCGGACCTTTTGTAGGCTTTGGTTCCGGAATGATTCTGGGCCTTTACACCTATTTTCTCGGGGGCGATGAATCATTCGCAAATAGCCTCATCCATCCTTTGGCTGGCATTTTGAGCGGAGCTACTGCCCGGTTTTTTTCAGAGGAGCGTGTCATTGCACCGACAAAAGCGATGTTTATTGGTATGTTCGTGCCTATTTTGCATATGGGCCTGTTATTGATTTTTACATCCACACCCCGACATTCGATTGCCCTTGTTGACAGGATTGGCCTGCCGCTTGTCATTACGAACAGCATCGCCATCGCTATCTTTACGGCGATGATTCGGGTCGCTCTCTTTGAACAGGAACAAGGGGCGGCAGTTGCGGCACTGCAGGCATTGCGGATTGCAGAAGCGGCGCTGCCGTATTTAAGACGGGGATTAAGCTTCGAAACCGCGACAGAAATAGCCAAACTATTGCAACAGGAGTTAAAGCTCTCAGCCGTTTCCGTTACGAACAGGGAACAAGTATTGGCGCATTTGGGCCTTGGATCCGACCACCACAAACAAGGGGAAATGCTAAAGACGAACCTTTCACGTATCGCTGTAGAATCCGGGGAAATTCAAATTGCTTTGAACCAGGATCAAATCCGCTGCAATCATTCGAAATGCCCGCTGCATGCTGCGATTCTCATGCCGCTGTGTCAAGCGGGAGAAGTGGTGGGCTTGGTGAAAATGTATTTTCAACGCTCTCAACAGTTGCGGGCTGTTGATGTCGCTTTGGCGCAGGGGCTGGCAAAATTGCTTTCCAACCAGTTGGATGTCGTGGCTGCCGAACATATGAAGGCTCTCGTGCAAGAGGCACAATTGCGGAATTTGCAGGCACAGATCAATCCGCATTTTCTCTTTAACACACTTCACTTGATTTCTACCTTGATCCGCGTAAATCCGGATCTGGCGAGGCATATTATCGTTCAGTTGGGTCAATTCATGCGTCTGAATTTAAAAATGACAAGCATTTCCTTGATTCCGATGGAAAAGGAATTGGCACATCTCTGGGCGTATATCGAAATCATAAAGGTACGTTTCTCCGACCAGCTGACCATCGATTGTAAAGTTGATGAGGGCACTGAGTCTGCGTTCATTCCTCCGTTCACACTGCAGCCGATCGTTGAGAACAGCTTGAAACATGGGTTGACGGATGTATCTGCCGGAGGTGTGATCAAGATCATGGTTCGCAAAAAAAAGGAAGAAATTGAGATCGAAATATGTGATAATGGAAAAGGAATACCAGTTGCAGTCATGGATCAATTGGGGATGCAGCCAATTCAAAGCGAGCAAGGCAATGGGATTGGTCTTTATAATGTGAATCAGCGCCTCATACATGTATTGGGTGCCGGGTCTTCCTTGCATATCAAAAATTTACCGGAAAAAGGATGCTCCGTTTCATTTAGTATTCCGATTCTGAACCAAAAGGAGAGGCAACTGCATGAACATTCGAGCGATGATCGCAGAAGATGA
- a CDS encoding solute symporter family protein, protein MNSAYFIFFAAILIGSLVISYWSAKRGTSTHHFYTAAGSLTGLQNGLAIAGDYLSAASFLGITGAVALHGYDGFLYSIGFLVSYLLLLLFAEPIRHLGTFTLADVICVRFPSGKIRMIISLNTMAISILYMVPQLVAVGLLVHLLLGVHYTVSVLVTGTLMILYVVFGGMVSASWVQIVKTVLLLTGTFLVSLMVLARFHWDLFSLLEQVKTATPYKEQFFAPGNMFSNPLEMLSLNFSLVLGTAGLPHILNRFFTVKDARAVRKSIVTATIVIGVFYLITLILGLGAVALVGWDRLVAIDPSGNLAAPLLGAAVGGNFFMAFISAIAFTTILAVVTGLLLSATSSFSHDIYNVILLKGQATEKKQLIAAKLTAVVIGFAAVLVSLDIQHSNAVFPVSLTFVVAASTNLPLILFTLYWKRFNSTGAFTGIITGLIASLALVFWGSHSMFLNNFNPGIIAIPLGFLGFVFGTLCSRQPVDENRYLHVWIRSQTGINPEQL, encoded by the coding sequence ATGAACTCGGCCTATTTTATTTTTTTTGCAGCCATCCTGATTGGATCCCTTGTGATCAGTTATTGGTCAGCCAAGCGAGGGACATCCACACATCATTTTTATACTGCTGCCGGAAGTCTGACCGGATTGCAGAATGGCTTGGCCATTGCCGGAGACTACTTGAGTGCCGCTTCTTTTTTGGGGATTACAGGGGCGGTCGCACTGCACGGCTACGACGGGTTTCTGTATTCGATCGGCTTTCTGGTCTCGTATTTGCTGCTGCTTCTTTTTGCCGAACCGATTCGCCATTTGGGAACGTTTACTCTCGCCGATGTGATTTGTGTCCGCTTTCCATCCGGCAAGATTCGCATGATCATTTCTTTAAACACCATGGCGATTTCTATTTTATACATGGTTCCACAATTGGTGGCAGTCGGCCTGCTTGTCCATCTGTTGCTGGGGGTCCATTATACGGTTTCTGTACTTGTAACCGGCACGCTGATGATTCTCTATGTTGTTTTCGGGGGGATGGTTTCGGCATCCTGGGTTCAAATTGTAAAAACCGTGCTTCTTCTGACTGGAACATTTCTGGTATCCTTAATGGTTCTTGCCCGGTTTCATTGGGATCTATTCAGCCTGCTTGAACAAGTCAAAACAGCAACGCCTTATAAAGAACAGTTTTTTGCCCCGGGAAACATGTTTTCCAATCCTTTGGAAATGCTGTCTCTTAATTTTTCTCTTGTTTTGGGAACGGCCGGATTGCCGCACATTTTAAATCGCTTTTTTACCGTGAAAGATGCACGGGCAGTGCGCAAATCCATTGTAACGGCCACTATTGTAATCGGCGTCTTTTATCTCATCACATTGATTCTGGGACTCGGTGCAGTCGCATTGGTCGGTTGGGACAGGCTTGTTGCAATTGACCCGTCCGGAAATTTGGCTGCCCCATTATTGGGCGCCGCGGTAGGAGGGAATTTTTTTATGGCGTTTATTTCCGCCATTGCGTTTACTACCATTCTGGCGGTTGTAACAGGCTTGCTGCTTTCTGCCACCTCCTCGTTTTCTCATGACATTTATAACGTGATTCTGCTGAAAGGACAGGCAACCGAAAAAAAACAGTTGATCGCGGCAAAACTAACGGCTGTTGTCATCGGTTTCGCAGCTGTCTTGGTCTCTTTGGACATTCAACATAGCAACGCCGTTTTTCCTGTCTCCTTGACATTCGTAGTAGCTGCTTCCACCAATTTGCCGCTCATCTTGTTTACCTTATATTGGAAGCGATTCAACTCGACAGGAGCATTCACAGGTATCATAACCGGTTTGATCGCATCGTTGGCGCTTGTTTTCTGGGGTTCTCACAGCATGTTTCTAAACAATTTCAATCCGGGCATCATTGCGATCCCCCTTGGATTTTTGGGATTTGTTTTCGGCACGCTATGTTCCAGGCAACCTGTAGATGAGAATCGCTATCTGCATGTATGGATACGATCACAGACCGGAATCAATCCAGAGCAACTGTGA
- a CDS encoding acetate uptake transporter: protein MGEQVKIADPGPLGLAGFGITTCILSLINAGVVSGEALGVVLALAVAYGGGAQLLAGMWEFRKGNTFGATAFTSYGAFWIAFYLIVRMAPKTGVGLFLFFFGILTLYLWFGSFYLNRALFFVFLTLTLTFFLLAFHEFGILGSSALGGWMGELCGLLALYTSAAGVINSVAGRTVLPVGKPVVNPAPATGISA, encoded by the coding sequence ATGGGTGAACAAGTAAAAATTGCAGATCCAGGACCGCTGGGATTGGCGGGATTCGGTATCACGACATGTATTCTCAGCCTGATTAACGCAGGAGTAGTCTCCGGTGAGGCGTTGGGTGTCGTACTTGCGCTGGCAGTAGCATATGGCGGCGGTGCACAGCTGTTGGCTGGCATGTGGGAGTTTCGCAAAGGAAATACGTTTGGCGCGACGGCATTTACTTCATATGGAGCATTCTGGATTGCGTTTTATCTGATTGTGCGCATGGCACCGAAAACAGGAGTCGGTCTTTTCCTATTCTTCTTTGGCATCCTTACACTCTATTTGTGGTTTGGCAGCTTCTACTTGAATCGCGCTCTGTTCTTTGTCTTCCTGACTTTGACGCTTACGTTTTTCCTGCTGGCATTCCATGAATTCGGCATTCTCGGTTCCTCGGCGCTCGGAGGCTGGATGGGAGAACTTTGCGGGCTGCTGGCTCTGTACACATCGGCTGCCGGTGTCATCAACAGCGTTGCCGGCCGTACCGTACTGCCTGTGGGCAAACCGGTCGTGAATCCCGCACCGGCGACAGGCATCTCCGCTTAA
- the acs gene encoding acetate--CoA ligase yields the protein MSTEINGLDTLLMENRKFAPSDECKNQANFNDPGIYERAAKDPEAYWAEQAQHLTWFQPFDQILDWNPPHAKWFLGGKLNAAYNAVDRHRAGSRKNKAAIVWEGEPGDSKVLTYDMLGREVDKAAHVLQSLGVKKGDRVTIYLPMIPELPISLLACAKIGAIHSVVFAGFSAKALRERIIDADSKLLITADAGWRRGGVIPLKTSADDAVADTPIEKILVVERIGQLANAQMMPGRDVYWHELMGQAPHTPFPAEEMDAEDILYMLYTSGTTGKPKGIVHTTGGYLVGANTSMRSVFDIKDEDVYFCTADIGWVTGHTYIVYGPLSAGTTVVMYEGAPDWPNRDRFWEIIEKYGVTILYTAPTSIRTFMKWGPEHIEKHNLDTLRLLGTVGEPINPEAWMWYNEHVGKGRCPIVDTWWQTETGCAMISPLPGITVAKPGSATRPVPGIAAAVFDEQGNPVSPGNGGYLVITKPWPSMLRTIWGDDERFRKTYFGKFPGVYLSGDGARIDEDSDFWVLGRFDDVINVSGHRIGTMEVESALVDHKGVAEAAVIGRTHEVKGQAITAFVTVKEGVQMNTDLATELKQHVVEKIGAIARPEEVIFTAELPKTRSAKIMRRLLRDIAEGRVLGDTTTLADPKVVESLKDLYKHAE from the coding sequence ATGTCCACGGAAATCAATGGATTGGATACGCTTTTAATGGAAAATCGAAAGTTTGCACCATCGGATGAATGCAAGAATCAGGCGAATTTTAACGATCCGGGCATCTATGAACGGGCGGCGAAAGATCCGGAGGCTTATTGGGCGGAACAAGCGCAACACCTCACCTGGTTTCAACCGTTTGATCAGATATTGGATTGGAATCCTCCCCATGCGAAATGGTTTTTGGGCGGTAAATTAAATGCCGCATACAATGCGGTTGACCGTCATCGTGCCGGATCGCGCAAGAACAAGGCTGCCATCGTTTGGGAAGGAGAGCCGGGAGACAGCAAAGTCTTGACATATGATATGTTAGGCCGTGAAGTGGATAAAGCGGCGCATGTGCTGCAAAGTTTAGGAGTCAAAAAAGGGGATCGGGTAACGATTTACCTGCCGATGATTCCGGAACTTCCCATCTCGCTGCTCGCATGTGCGAAGATCGGAGCGATTCATTCCGTCGTGTTCGCAGGTTTCTCGGCAAAAGCGCTGCGTGAACGGATCATCGATGCAGATTCGAAACTTTTGATTACGGCAGATGCCGGATGGCGCCGCGGCGGTGTCATTCCATTGAAAACGAGTGCGGATGACGCTGTTGCAGATACTCCGATTGAAAAAATATTGGTCGTTGAACGGATCGGTCAATTGGCGAATGCGCAAATGATGCCCGGGCGGGACGTTTACTGGCACGAATTGATGGGTCAAGCGCCGCATACTCCGTTCCCGGCGGAAGAAATGGATGCGGAAGACATTCTGTACATGCTTTATACATCCGGTACGACCGGCAAGCCGAAAGGAATCGTACACACGACCGGCGGTTATCTGGTAGGAGCCAATACTTCCATGCGCAGCGTATTTGATATAAAAGATGAGGACGTATACTTTTGTACGGCAGACATCGGATGGGTTACGGGTCATACGTACATCGTCTATGGTCCGCTGTCTGCAGGCACGACTGTGGTCATGTATGAAGGTGCGCCAGATTGGCCGAATCGGGACAGATTTTGGGAAATCATCGAGAAGTATGGCGTAACAATCCTTTACACCGCACCGACATCCATCCGCACATTCATGAAGTGGGGACCGGAACACATTGAAAAACATAACCTGGATACACTTCGGTTGTTGGGGACGGTGGGTGAGCCCATCAATCCGGAAGCGTGGATGTGGTACAACGAACACGTGGGAAAGGGACGCTGTCCGATTGTAGACACGTGGTGGCAGACGGAAACCGGTTGCGCCATGATCTCGCCGCTGCCCGGAATCACGGTTGCCAAACCTGGTTCTGCCACACGTCCCGTGCCCGGCATCGCGGCGGCAGTATTCGACGAACAAGGAAACCCGGTAAGCCCGGGCAACGGCGGCTATCTCGTGATTACAAAACCGTGGCCGTCGATGCTTAGGACCATTTGGGGCGATGACGAACGATTCCGGAAAACATATTTTGGCAAGTTTCCCGGCGTGTATTTATCGGGTGACGGCGCCCGTATCGATGAGGACAGCGATTTTTGGGTGTTGGGACGCTTTGATGATGTGATCAATGTCTCCGGTCACCGCATTGGCACGATGGAAGTGGAAAGTGCATTGGTGGATCACAAAGGGGTGGCGGAAGCGGCGGTCATCGGACGCACACATGAAGTCAAAGGCCAGGCCATTACGGCGTTTGTCACGGTCAAGGAAGGTGTTCAGATGAACACAGACTTGGCAACGGAATTGAAACAGCATGTTGTCGAGAAAATCGGTGCGATTGCGCGCCCGGAAGAAGTGATTTTTACCGCTGAACTGCCAAAGACGCGCAGTGCGAAGATCATGCGCCGATTGCTGCGCGACATTGCGGAAGGCAGAGTGCTGGGAGATACTACAACGCTGGCGGATCCAAAAGTCGTCGAATCTTTAAAGGATCTCTATAAACACGCGGAGTGA
- a CDS encoding PTS fructose transporter subunit IIC — protein sequence MLMDRNSEPDANNNKQTVKKLVAITACPTGIAHTYMAAEALERSAKELGYQIKVETQGSVGAENILSDAEIQNADAVIIAADKKVEMDRFYGKKVLEVSVSSAIRDPKHLIHESFSAPVLHANKDYAAQVKAAKEQKKAAMPAFYKHLMNGVSHMIPLVTAGGLLIAISFAFGITAFKDPSSPYYTIAKALMDIGGGSAFALMVPILAGFIAMSIADRPGLAPGLVGGILATSTGAGFLGGIIAGFLAGYVAKWIRDGIKLPKNFQGLMPVLIIPFFATAIVGLIMIFVIGTPVKDLMNLLTNELKGMGATASVGLGLLLGAMMAADMGGPINKVAYTFATGMLSTQTTAGYTIMAAVMAAGMVPPLGMALSTFIAKHKYSNDEREAGKAAAVLGISFITEGAIPFAARDPFRVIPSIIIGSAITGALSMLFQCTLRAPHGGIFVLAVPNAVGNVLLYTLSIVIGAIVTAVLVSFLKKPAV from the coding sequence ATGTTAATGGATCGTAATTCTGAACCAGATGCGAACAATAACAAACAAACAGTGAAAAAGTTGGTGGCTATTACCGCATGTCCGACCGGGATCGCCCATACGTATATGGCGGCAGAAGCGCTGGAGAGGTCGGCAAAAGAACTTGGCTATCAAATCAAAGTCGAGACACAAGGCTCTGTAGGTGCAGAAAACATATTGTCTGACGCTGAAATACAAAACGCGGATGCTGTAATTATCGCGGCTGACAAGAAAGTGGAGATGGATCGTTTTTATGGAAAAAAAGTGTTGGAAGTATCCGTTTCTTCAGCCATTCGGGACCCCAAACATTTGATTCACGAATCGTTTTCAGCTCCTGTGTTGCATGCGAATAAAGATTATGCAGCGCAAGTAAAGGCTGCGAAAGAACAGAAAAAAGCTGCAATGCCTGCCTTCTATAAGCACTTGATGAACGGCGTATCGCACATGATTCCGCTTGTCACCGCCGGGGGCTTGTTGATTGCCATTAGTTTTGCATTTGGCATTACGGCATTTAAAGATCCTTCTTCTCCATACTATACAATTGCGAAAGCTTTGATGGATATCGGCGGCGGCTCCGCATTCGCACTTATGGTTCCGATTCTTGCCGGATTCATTGCCATGTCAATTGCCGATCGTCCGGGTCTTGCACCGGGTCTCGTCGGCGGCATATTGGCAACATCTACGGGCGCAGGATTTTTGGGCGGGATTATTGCCGGTTTTCTTGCGGGGTATGTAGCAAAATGGATTCGTGACGGAATAAAATTACCTAAAAATTTCCAAGGTTTGATGCCGGTTCTCATTATTCCTTTTTTCGCTACGGCAATCGTCGGTCTTATCATGATATTTGTCATCGGTACGCCTGTAAAGGACTTAATGAATTTGCTCACAAATGAATTGAAAGGCATGGGAGCAACGGCTTCGGTCGGTCTCGGTCTCTTGCTTGGTGCGATGATGGCTGCTGATATGGGTGGTCCCATTAATAAAGTTGCTTATACATTCGCGACAGGTATGCTTAGTACGCAAACAACGGCGGGATACACCATCATGGCCGCAGTGATGGCGGCAGGCATGGTTCCGCCGCTTGGCATGGCACTGTCGACATTTATTGCAAAACACAAATACTCGAATGATGAACGAGAAGCCGGCAAAGCTGCTGCTGTCCTGGGAATCTCATTTATTACGGAAGGAGCGATTCCCTTTGCCGCCCGCGACCCATTCCGTGTGATTCCATCGATTATCATCGGCTCAGCGATCACAGGCGCATTATCCATGCTGTTTCAATGCACACTGCGGGCGCCACATGGCGGAATCTTCGTCTTGGCTGTTCCGAATGCGGTAGGCAACGTACTGCTGTACACATTATCGATCGTCATCGGTGCAATTGTGACAGCTGTGCTCGTATCTTTCTTGAAAAAACCTGCAGTTTAA